One Nocardioides luti DNA window includes the following coding sequences:
- the dnaJ gene encoding molecular chaperone DnaJ gives MSATDGMRADWATKDFYKELGVQKDATGDEIKKAYRKLARANHPDSHPGDTAKHEKFKAVAEAYDVVGDAEKRTKYDEMRSLYGNGGGFRGGFGGGFGGGGAGGHGAPGGFDINDLLRERAGGGGGFGDMFGDIFGGGGGRARTQQPRPQKGADVETTATISFGDALDGVTISLRLTSDAPCPDCSGTGGKPGTKPHICRECEGAGYVVAGVGGAFSMNETCPGCGGRQLVYDEKCPTCHGSGRGMSARSIQARIPAGVKDGQKIRVRGKGAAGEAGGPNGDLFVTVKVSPHRLFARKGDNLTLDVPVSFDEAALGAEIKVPTLSGAPVTLKIPAGTPNGRTFRVRGRGARRADGTNGDLLATVEVQVPAVLDDAARAAVEAYREATAGKPLRANLFEAES, from the coding sequence ATGAGTGCGACCGACGGCATGCGTGCGGACTGGGCGACCAAGGACTTCTACAAGGAGCTCGGTGTCCAGAAGGACGCCACGGGCGACGAGATCAAGAAGGCCTACCGCAAGCTCGCGCGCGCCAACCACCCCGACTCCCACCCCGGCGACACCGCCAAGCACGAGAAGTTCAAGGCCGTCGCCGAGGCGTACGACGTCGTCGGTGACGCCGAGAAGCGCACGAAGTACGACGAGATGCGCTCGCTCTACGGCAACGGCGGCGGGTTCCGCGGTGGCTTCGGGGGCGGCTTCGGTGGCGGTGGCGCCGGGGGTCACGGCGCCCCCGGCGGCTTCGACATCAACGACCTGCTCCGCGAGCGGGCCGGCGGTGGCGGCGGCTTCGGGGACATGTTCGGCGACATCTTCGGCGGTGGCGGCGGCCGGGCCCGCACCCAGCAGCCCCGCCCGCAGAAGGGCGCCGACGTCGAGACCACCGCGACGATCAGCTTCGGCGACGCCCTCGACGGCGTCACGATCTCGTTGCGGCTCACCTCCGACGCGCCCTGCCCGGACTGCTCCGGCACCGGCGGCAAGCCCGGCACCAAGCCGCACATCTGCCGCGAGTGCGAGGGCGCGGGCTATGTCGTCGCCGGCGTCGGCGGCGCGTTCTCGATGAACGAGACCTGCCCCGGCTGCGGTGGTCGCCAGCTCGTCTACGACGAGAAGTGCCCCACCTGCCACGGCAGCGGCCGCGGCATGTCCGCGCGCTCGATCCAGGCGCGGATCCCCGCCGGCGTCAAGGACGGCCAGAAGATCCGGGTCCGGGGCAAGGGAGCCGCCGGCGAGGCCGGCGGCCCGAACGGCGACCTGTTCGTCACCGTCAAGGTCAGCCCGCACCGGCTCTTCGCCCGCAAGGGCGACAACCTGACGCTGGACGTCCCCGTCTCCTTCGACGAGGCGGCGCTCGGCGCCGAGATCAAGGTCCCGACGCTGTCGGGTGCGCCGGTCACCCTCAAGATCCCCGCCGGCACGCCCAACGGCCGCACCTTCCGGGTGCGGGGCCGCGGCGCCCGCCGGGCCGACGGCACCAACGGCGACCTCCTCGCGACCGTCGAGGTCCAGGTCCCGGCCGTCCTCGACGACGCCGCGCGGGCGGCGGTCGAGGCCTACCGGGAGGCGACGGCGGGCAAGCCCCTGCGGGCCAACCTGTTCGAGGCGGAGTCATGA
- a CDS encoding heat shock protein transcriptional repressor HspR, which produces MRGRDPFAAPGPDAAVYVISVAAELTGLHPQTLRTYERVGLITPGRTGGGGRRYSHRDIELLRQIADLTASGIGIEGVRRIMDLEHRARALAARNEELLAELQATREALHQALDQRRADPLGPNKLPVLRQPAPGQSMVVWRRRP; this is translated from the coding sequence ATGAGGGGCCGCGACCCGTTCGCGGCGCCGGGCCCGGACGCCGCGGTCTACGTCATCAGCGTGGCCGCCGAGCTGACCGGCTTGCACCCGCAGACGCTGCGCACCTACGAGCGGGTCGGCCTGATCACGCCGGGCCGCACCGGAGGCGGCGGTCGTCGCTACTCCCACCGCGACATCGAGCTGCTCCGCCAGATCGCCGACCTCACGGCGTCCGGCATCGGCATCGAGGGCGTCCGCCGGATCATGGACCTCGAGCACCGCGCCCGGGCTCTCGCGGCCCGCAACGAGGAGCTGCTCGCCGAGCTCCAGGCCACCCGCGAGGCCCTGCACCAGGCGCTCGACCAGCGCCGGGCCGACCCGCTCGGCCCGAACAAGCTGCCCGTGCTGCGCCAGCCGGCGCCCGGCCAGTCGATGGTCGTCTGGCGCCGTCGGCCCTGA